One region of Halohasta litchfieldiae genomic DNA includes:
- a CDS encoding C-terminal binding protein: protein MARVVVSDDAMIRTETLASVLGERATVDSAALETTEDIIDAVGDAEALVVDVNTPVPAAVFEQCDRLEIVARAGVGVDGVDIPAAAHGVTVTNVPEYCREEVSTHAVSLLLASVRRLNVYDRAVKRGQWSWTDGQPIHRLAGETVGFLSFGQLAKATAEKLAGFDCRLVATDPFVDSEAMAEYGVEKVGFDDLLAEADHVSIHAPLTDETRHLFDREAFERMSETAVVVNVGRGGIVDEEALAWALRNDEIAAAALDVIEDEPLTDSPLADRDEVILTPHAAFYSEESVTELNRWIATDILAVLAGDRPEGYVDPEADWL from the coding sequence ATGGCAAGAGTAGTCGTGAGCGACGACGCGATGATTCGGACCGAGACGCTGGCGTCGGTGCTCGGTGAGCGGGCAACAGTCGACTCGGCTGCGTTGGAGACGACCGAGGATATCATCGACGCCGTGGGCGACGCCGAGGCGCTCGTCGTCGACGTTAACACGCCGGTTCCGGCCGCGGTGTTCGAGCAGTGTGACCGACTCGAAATCGTTGCCCGCGCAGGGGTCGGCGTCGACGGGGTCGACATTCCGGCGGCGGCCCACGGCGTGACCGTTACCAACGTGCCGGAGTACTGCCGGGAGGAGGTCTCGACGCATGCCGTCTCGCTGCTATTGGCCTCGGTGCGTCGACTCAACGTCTACGACCGCGCAGTAAAGCGCGGCCAGTGGAGTTGGACCGACGGCCAGCCGATCCACCGGTTGGCTGGCGAAACCGTGGGCTTTCTCTCGTTCGGCCAGTTGGCAAAAGCGACCGCCGAGAAACTCGCGGGCTTCGACTGTCGACTCGTCGCGACCGACCCCTTCGTCGACAGCGAGGCAATGGCAGAGTACGGCGTCGAGAAGGTCGGCTTCGACGACCTGTTGGCGGAGGCCGACCACGTCTCGATCCACGCGCCGCTGACCGACGAGACCCGTCATTTGTTCGACCGCGAGGCCTTCGAGCGGATGAGCGAGACCGCAGTGGTGGTCAACGTCGGTCGCGGTGGGATCGTCGACGAGGAGGCCCTCGCATGGGCACTGCGGAACGATGAGATCGCCGCGGCCGCCCTCGACGTGATCGAAGACGAACCGCTGACCGACTCGCCGCTGGCCGACCGCGACGAGGTAATCTTGACACCGCATGCCGCCTTCTACTCGGAGGAGTCGGTCACGGAACTCAACAGATGGATCGCCACCGACATTCTGGCCGTCCTCGCGGGCGACCGGCCCGAAGGCTACGTCGACCCCGAGGCCGACTGGCTCTGA
- a CDS encoding TIGR00725 family protein: protein MRISVIGSGSELDASTAEDAEAVGRLLAERGHTVVCGGMGGVMKAVCRGASEAGGETIGILPVDDPSAANEWVSTPIATGMGHARNVLVPLNGEAVIAISGSGGTLSEIGFANVYDRPVAGLRTHDLPWIEAVATPSEAVDYVESSTES from the coding sequence ATGCGAATCAGCGTGATTGGAAGCGGTTCGGAACTCGACGCGTCGACGGCGGAAGATGCCGAGGCAGTAGGTCGACTCCTCGCAGAGCGAGGTCATACCGTCGTCTGCGGCGGGATGGGTGGCGTGATGAAAGCGGTTTGTCGGGGCGCGAGCGAGGCGGGCGGCGAGACGATTGGGATTTTGCCGGTCGACGACCCTTCGGCGGCCAACGAGTGGGTCTCAACCCCGATTGCGACCGGGATGGGCCACGCCCGAAACGTTCTCGTTCCACTCAATGGCGAGGCGGTAATCGCCATCTCTGGAAGCGGTGGAACGCTCTCAGAGATCGGGTTTGCGAACGTCTACGACCGGCCAGTGGCCGGACTCCGAACCCACGACCTGCCGTGGATCGAAGCGGTTGCGACGCCAAGCGAGGCCGTCGACTACGTCGAGTCGTCGACCGAGTCGTAG